The sequence ATTACCAGCAATTCGACGGCGCTATGTCCCAGGCATTTAGTGTCTTGACGGTTATACTTCCGCCTTTACTGAACAGTTTTATCCCCATACTGTCATCGCGTTTTGGGTGGACGCGGGCGGTTAGGCATTGGCGGTCGTTGGCGAACACTTCCATGATGGATTTGTCCAGGAAGATGCGCAGTTTGAGCGGCTCGCCGG comes from bacterium and encodes:
- a CDS encoding GH32 C-terminal domain-containing protein, which encodes GEPLKLRIFLDKSIMEVFANDRQCLTARVHPKRDDSMGIKLFSKGGSITVKTLNAWDIAPSNCW